AAAGATCGGTGCCGACTTTATTGTAGGCAGCGGGCATAAATCGATGGCTGCATCAGGACCTGTCGGGGTACTCGGAGTAAGTGAAGAATATGCTCCTGTAGTGTTCAGGAAATCGAAACACAGCAAGGTAAAAGAGGTTGAGTTTCTTGGCTGCACGGCAAGGGGCGCTACGGTTATGACTCTCATTGCCTCCTTCCCGGATGTTGTAAAGCGTGTTAGGAACTGGGACAAGGAGGTCGAAAACGCCCGCTGGTTCTCGGCAAGGCTTGAGGAAATGGGCTTTATCCAGCGCGGTCAGAAACCCCATTCTCATGATCTGATGTTCTTCGAAACCCCACGTTTCTATGAGATCTCCGAGAAAGTCAAGAATGGAAGATACTTCCTCTACCGGGAACTCAAGGAACGCAATATCCACGGCATAAAATCAGGGCTCACTAAATATTTCAAACTCAGCACTTTCGGGCTTGGAAAGGAAAAACTGGAAGTTGTCGTGGACTCCTTTGAAGATATTTTGAAAAAATACGAAGATATTTAATGTCAGGAAATTAACGTCCGTTTAAACCGGACGACATCTGGTGCCAGGAAGATCTATTTCTCCTGACTTCTTTATTTTTTTAGCTCCACATTTTTCATATACCCTTCTCCCCTGGGAGTCAGGATATAATATGTAACTCCTTCGTTCTCCTCTTTTTCAATACAGAGAGTACTTTCCAGCGTATTGAGGTTGTAACTTGCCTGGGAATCCGTGAGTTTGAGCTCTGTCTTAATTTCTTCCAGTGACTTTTTCTGCTCAACCAGGGCTTTAAGAATGTTTCTGCGAACTGGGTTTTGCAGTGCATTAAGGCAGGCTTTATGATCTTCTGTCATATCCTCTTTCATCCTGCCTTCCTTTTTCATCTTTGCAACCCATTCTTCTTTTCTTTTTGCGGCTTCCTCAGGTGTCATATCTGATCATTAATATATCAGCCTGAGTATCTAAATAAGTTTGCAAAAAGCAAGAGTTATAAGCTAGAATTATAGTCGGAAATTACAAGCGAAAATTACAAAAGAAAACTGTAGAATCGCTCCGGCTGGTTCAGATATAAATAGTATTATTTTCAACTTCCTGCCATGAAACATAATCCCGAACTTGAGTCCATTGAACTGCTTGCAAAAATAATTCTTACTGCTGCCCGGACTGCCCCAAAAGGAAAAGGAATTGACGATATTGTAACCTACCTTCTTTCTCAGGAGGAAAAAGACGAGCTTGCTGACCGAATGGAAGAGTTAAGCGAAATCAAGGGACTGAAGTTCCTTCTTCGGGATGCCGGAAATGTCAGGGATGCTGATGCAATTACTCTTATAGGGTTGAAGGCTTCAGGCATTAGCAACCTCGACTGTGGAGCCTGCGGATTTGCAACCTGTAAGGAAATGCTTGAACACGGAAAGGTTCAGAAAGAATTTTCAGGCCCCCACTGTATGATCAAGTACCTTGACCTCGGAATTGCCGTGGGCTCGGCAGCAGCAAAAGCAAAGGATCTCTGTATCGACAACCGCGTTCTTTATTCTGCAGGCGCTGCGGCGTGTTACTTTAAAATTATAGATGCAGATGTGGCTATGGGGCTTCCGCTGAGTGTTAAAGGAAAAAACATCTTTTTTGATCGGGAATCCACAAGAAAAGTCAAAGGGTAATTTTTTTCGTTTTTATATGAAATCCTGTATAAAAAGGATAATTCAGGTACAGCAGTGAGATAAATCAATAAAATTTCTCTCCTGCTTACCTATGTCTAAGCCTTCAATAAATTTTTGAGACATTTCTTCCGTTTTAGCGGAGGCACTTTCTTACTTGAAGTCTTTCAGGGCTTCAAAATCGAGGGTTGCAAAGTAATCCTCAATAGTCTCGGCTCTCCTGATCTGTACAACGCTTCCGTCTTCCCTGAGAAGTAGTTCGGCAGAACGGAGCTTTCCGTTATAATTGAAGCCCATTGCATGCCCGTGAGCTCCTGTATCGTGGATTGCAAGGATATCCCCGATTTCGATTTCAGGAAGCGGGCGGTCGATTGCAAACTTATCATTGTTTTCACAGAGGGAGCCGGTTACGTCGTATTTGCGGGCAGGCGCCTCATTTTCTTTTCCGAGCACAGTTATATGGTGATAGGCTCCGTACATGCCAGGACGCATCAGGTTTGCCATACAGGAGTCCATGCCAACATAGTCCTTGTAGGTATGCTTGAGATGTCTTACCTGGGAAATCAGGTATCCGTAGGGGCCTGTAATCACGCGGCCGCATTCCATGAAGACTTTAAGCGGATGAAGCCCGTTAGCTGTAATAGTAGCCTCGTAAGCCTCTTTTACACCTTTTGCAATGGCTTCGAAAGAGACAGGCTCTTCTTCGGGCCTGTAGGGGATGCCTATGCCTCCGCCCAGGTTTACAAATTCGAAATTTATGTTGAGTTCCTTTGAGATTTCAACTATAAGTTCGAAAAGAATCCTTGCGGTTTCCACAAAGTAATCAGGATTCAATTCATTCGAGGCTACCATAGTGTGCATCCCGAAGCGCTTCAAGCCCTTGTCCCTGAGGATCCTGTACCCTTCAAACATCTGTTCTCGTGTAAATCCATACTTCGCCTCTTCCGGCTTTCCTATGATAGCATTTCCTTCTTTCAGGGATCCGGGATTGTACCTGAAGCAAATGATCTCCGGAAGCCCTGCAGATCTTTCCATGTAATCGATATGGCTGATATCGTCAAGGTTGATAAAGCCGCCAAGTTCCTTTGCTTTTATAAACTCCTCGGACGGCGTATCATTTGAGCTGAACATAATATCATCGCCGGTCATCCCTGCTTTCTCCGCAAGGATAAGTTCTGGAAGAGAACTGCAGTCTGCCCCGAAGCCCTCCTCTTTGAGGATCTTAAGGATAAAAGGGTTAGGAAGGGCTTTTACTGCAAAAAACTCCTTGAAGCCGGGAACATCTTTAAAGGCGGATTTCATCTTTCTGGCGTTTTCCCTAATAGCTTTCTCATCGTAAATATGAAAAGGAGTGGGATATTTTTCCATAATTTTAAGGATATCTTCTTTTGTAAAAGGGAGATTTTTTGAAACCATTATTGTGACCTTTTGCCTGATTTTTGTTTAATGGGTTTTACATCAATTTGAACTTTTACTCCTTTATTACTGTTTCGCAAACTTTTTAGAAAAAAGTTTGATCGCAAGACTTTTGAAAAAACTGCTTGACCGAAACCGTTGCGCCGGTTTATCACGCCAACCACGCCTACCAGTCTTTTTCGCTCAAGCCTTTTTTGAAAAGGCTTGCGGCACAGACTGATTATTCTTTGGATTTTTTTAGAATTTCTTTAAGCCTGGAGTAGGGGTAAGTGTTTACAACATCTTCTTTTTCTATCCAGCCGCGCCGTGCCTGTCCTATTCCGTATCGCATGAAGGAAAGGTCGGTAGCGGAATGGCTGTCAGTGGAGATGCAAAATTTAATGCCAAAGGTTTTTGCCCGAAGGATGAGCTCGTCGTTAAGGTCAAGCCTTGAAGGCTGGCTGTTGATCTCGATCAATTTTCCGTTTGCAGCCGCAGCCTCAAAAACCCTTTCATAATTAACGGCATAAGGCTCCCTTTTCCCAAGCAGCCTGCCTGAAGGGTGGGCAAGGATATCAAGATACCTGTTCTCCAGAGCCATGACAATTCTTTCGGTCATTTCTTTCTCAGGCAAGGCAAAACCGGAATGTATGGACCCTAAGACAACATCGAGTTCTTTGAGGATTTCATCCGGGTAATCAAGGTTCCCATCTTTCAGGATGTCAACCTCGGAGCCTTTAAGAATTTTTATCCGGAAGCGCTTTGAAAGTTTGTCTATCTCTTCCCACTGAGCTTTTAATTTCTCAATTTCCAGGCCCCTGGCAATCTTCTGGGAGCGGGAATGGTCGGTTATTGCGATATATTCATAGCCAAGAGCTTCTGCTCTTTCAATCATGGTTTTAAGGCTATCCTTTCCTTCGCTGTAGTTTGTGTGCACATGGAGATCTCCCCTGAGATCGCTTTGTTCTATCAGTTTTGGGAGGGCATTTTTTGCAGCGGCTTTAATCTCTCCCCTGTTTTCACGAAGTTCGGGCGGGATGTAGGCAAGACCAAGTGTTTTATAAATCTCTTCTTCACTACTGCCTGCAATCTGTTTTCCGGACTCCTTTAAATACAGCCCGTACTCCGAAAGTTTGTAACCTTTCTTTATGGCAATGTTCCTGAGTTCTATGTTGTGTTCCTTTGAGCCCGTGAAATACTGAAGAGCTGCCCCGTAGCTTTCAGGTGGAACTACTCTCAGGTCAATAGCAGTTCCTTCTTTTAGAATCACACTGCTTTTTGTGATACCTTTTAAGATAACTTGATCAACATCAGGAAGGGAGACAAAACAATTCATTACCTTTAAAGCTTCTCCTTTTTTGGCTTCTGCCAGGATGTCAATATCACCGATCGTCTCTTTTAACCTGCGAAGTGAGCCGGTGTAGATTATCTTTGAAAGATCAACTTTAGAGGTCGTATCCTTACACCTGGCTTTTAAAGCGGATATTATCTCGTCTGCGATTGGAAGCGCTTTCCCGAGAGCTATTCGGGCATGACTTTTCTCATACTGCTCAATTGCTTTTGCCAGGTTTTCTTCAGTTTTTTCTCCGAAGCCTTCGAGCCTCCTGAGCCTGTGGGCAGCGATCGCATTTTTAAGATCTGAGAGCGTCCTTATCCCCAGGGCGTCGGCAAGCTTTTTCATTTTTTTTGCGCCAAGCCCGCGGATTTCCATGAGTTCCGCAGCACCTGAAGGGGCTTTCCCTTTGAGTTTCTCGAATTTTTCAACTCTGCCTGTTTTGAGATACTCAGCAATGTGGTCGGCAATGGACCCCCCAACACCTGGAATTCTGGTCAAGCCGGCTTTTCCTTCTCTGGCATAAATAGTTTCTATGTCTTTCCCGAGGTTTTCTATCATCTGGGCTGCTTTCCGATAAGCTCGCGGTTTCCACTCAACCTGCTGGTACTCAAGAATATCAGCAACTTCATAAAATAACTCAGCTACTTCGCGATTTCTCAACTGCTTCCCCCTTTCCCCTCTATTTTGCTTTTCTGTTCTTTCTGTACTTCTTTCTTACTTTCCTGCCTGAATCTTTAAACGCCTATTCCTTCCTTCAAATTCATGATCTCTTTAACTGTATTGACATCAGCAGGTCCTTTATCGTATCTTATACGCAAAAATCGAGGAAAGAGCAGAGCAAGCCCTGTATCTCTTTCTCCCTGTCCTGCAGTGTGGCCGGGACTTTTCGTGATTTCCGCACCAAGAACCCGATAACCACAGCGGGTTCTACAAAAATATCTGGCAGCATCCTACTTTTTATGAGCACGTTTTTAGGGATTTCATTCACTATATGCTCTGAAAGCAGGCTGTCGATTTCCCTTGCATCCCTTTCCGTAAATCCTGTACCTACTTTCGTAAAAGTCTCATAACGCTGCTCTTCTTCGTTGAGAATAGCGTAGAGGAGGGCTCCAAATGAGCCTTTCCTCTTTCCTCGCCCGTAATATTTCCCTACAATTACAAGGTCAAAGGTCTCTCGCATTCCCTCGGCATATTCTTCTTTCCACTTGAGCCAGAACCAGCTCCTTTTTCCGGCTTCGTAAACCGCATTGCTGCTCATGGATTTGATTATAATTCCTTCAAGCTTCTTTTCTAGAGTCTTGTTGAAAAAGTCCTCGATCTCCTCAAGATTGTCCGTAACAATTCTTCCAGCCAGGCGAAGAACCTCCGATTGTTTTACATTTTCCTCGAGAAGAGTTCTTCTCCTGGGGTGCGGTTCTTTCAGGAGGGAATTTCCTTCCAGGTACAGGATATCGAAAAAGAATACTGCAACAGGAAAGATTTCAGCATATTTTTGAACCTCATATTTCCTGCGCCTCTGCATCAGTCTCTGGAATGAATAAAATTCTTGGGTAGAGTCATCGGCTTTACTGCCTTCAACGTATGCAATGATTTCCCCATCAAGCACGATTCTCTCTGCGTTAATGCCTCTCCTGACTGCTTCCACAAGATCAGGATATTGGGCAGTTATATCCTCGAGCCTTCGAGAGAAGGCTTTGATCTCGTTTCCGTTTTTATGGATCTGCACTCTTTCCCCATCATACTTTTCTTCAGCTGCCTTTTTTCCGGGAATCCTTTTTTCAAGCTCTTCGAAAGATTCTACTCGATGAGCAAGCATTGACCTGACAGGCCGTCCCAGTTTTATGGAAAAGCGCCCAAGAGCTCTGAGACCATGCTCTGAAAGGGATTCTGCAAGCTCTCCAATATCGGTGCAAACATTGTAGCTTTCCTTAATCTTTGCAGCATATTTCTTATCCCCTGTAAAAGCAATAGAAAACGCTTCAAGCAGAAACTGGTCTCCAAACCCCAGCCTTAGCTTTCCCAGCACAATCCTGACTATATATTTCCCTTCTTCCGGGCTGGCTCGTTGCAGAATACTGGAAAGTAGCCTGACCTTTTCTTCCTGGCTCCCTTTTCCTGAGGTTTCCTTTATTTCCCTGAGCTTTCCGAATACTTCATCAATTGTAAGCGACTTTTTTTCTCCCCTGCTTAACTCAAACGCCACATCCCCAAGGTCCCCTGTCGTTGAATATCTCTTTTTAACCTCCTCTTCTGAAACTCTGTATGCAGACGCAATTGCTTTTAAAGCAATCTTATCCCCTACTCCCAGTGTCGTGTTTTCAAACGCAGGTCCTATGCTTCCGAGAAAAAGGTATGCACTGTCCTTTACTTCCTTTCCTTCCAGTTCCTAGAAAAAGTTAGCAATCTTCCTGACAATCTCTTTATGAGATGTTATCTTCTCAAGTTTTTCAAAAAGCTCTGCAAGCTCTATAAACCGAGCCATTGCCCTCTCCCCGAAAAAACGCTTTGAAATTTTTCTCTTATATTATTCCACCCTCAGGTCTTTATGCTTTGCACCCTCAAATTTCAGAAATAGAGTTTTCCCTCTTTTGCCAATAAAACAGCTTTCCTCGCCGCTCCGTCCCTTCACCGAAACCTTTAATATCTAAAAGATGCATGAGAAGAATACACAGCACTTCTTTACATCCTTATGCGACTGTGGTTTAGTGGCTATGACCTGAGCTTCCCAAGCTTAGAACCCGGGTTCGAATCCCGGCAGTCGCATTGAAAATTCTTCTTAGCTCTTTTTAAAACTAGTTTCTTTTCTAAGCTTAAATTATGTTTTAAAGCAATATATTTTATATTTTCTCCAGTTAACCTTCAGAACACCTTAAAAGGGTTTTAGCAGGAAATCTTCTGGTGACTCCTGCCTATCTGTTTTAGATTAATCCGGCTAATTCAAATGCGGGATAGATCAGCAAGTGAAGTCTTTTTCCTGTAACCCATGCCCTGAAAAATCGCCACCAGGTCTCCTCTATCATCAGTTATGTTTACGGTATACGTTGAAATTTTGGAGTTAATAGATGTTTCTTTTGCCTCGGCTGTAAGAGTTTTCCCTGTTGCGGCTTTCACGAAAGAGATATTTGCATTGATAGCAACAGCAACATTGCCGTGTGCATTTGAGGCTGCAGCAAAAGTAAGATCTGCAAGGGTAAACAATGCTCCTCCCTGAACGGTTTTCAGGGCATTGAGGTGTTTTTCTTCTATATTCATGACAGCTTTTGCATACCCTGGAGAGACTTCAAGAATTTCGATTCCTGACATTGCAGCAAAATTATCATTCTTAAAAAATTCTTTAATATTTTCCATATAACAACTCCGGTTATTGTCAGTAAAGTCGTGCTCTATTCTTCGTGTTTTTAATTAAAGTTATGTTTTTTGTTGCGCCTGTAAGCACGCTTTTTCTGCTCTTTCCCCTTGAAACTGACCGTGTTGCTACCCTGAACACTTCCAATAATGTGATCTTAAAGCTTTAATAAGAATTTCAAGGCCTTACTGTGGCTCTTTTGCCATGTTCCCAAATAATTTTGCGTAGCCGTAAGTGCCTAATAAGGAAGGGTTTTAGATTACATCTATACAGAGTATAAAGAAGGCTGAGATTAGGAACTGGAGTATGGACAATCTAAAATAAACGTTAAACGTGATTTTCCTAAGCTTTTCAAATGATATTGCTTAATATCTGTTATGTCAAACATAATAAATATGTGACAAATATCTACTTTTAAAATGCCGGTTGACACCTATAACTCGACTAATCTCTATAGTTCATAGAGATTAATTATTTATAATCTGATCCTTTATTATTAAGATAATTGTATTAAATTATTTTTTATTTTATTCAAAAACTTAATAATCAACCCGGGGGGTAGAGAATGAAATTGAAATTGATACTTCCTCTGATGCTAGCGCTATGCCTGGCTCTTTCTATAGTACCCGTGCAGGCACAGGGTAATCCGATCGGAGACATGGATGAAATAAATGTAATCATAGCTGGAAATATTACTGAAACCGTTACATGCAACATAACCGGAAATGCGGTTATAGTCGAAAAAGCGGATAACATGACGGGTAATAATATGACCGATAACATGACCGGTAATATGACCGACAACATGACCGATTACATGACTGAAGACATGGACAACATGACTGAAGGCATGAATAATGTCTCCCAAAGCATGGAACTTGATGTGACTGGAAAGATAATTTTAATCAAAGACTTGGGTAACATGACAGAAAAAGCGGTTATGGTCGGAAGAATGGATAATATGCCCGGAAGCGTAGTTATCTTCGGAAGGACAGAAATCATGACTGGCATGGGTAACACGACCGACAACATGACCAATAACATGACCAGTAATATGACCGACAACATGACCGGTAATATGACCGACAACATGACCGGTAATATGACCGACAAC
This region of Methanosarcina flavescens genomic DNA includes:
- a CDS encoding winged helix-turn-helix domain-containing protein — encoded protein: MTPEEAAKRKEEWVAKMKKEGRMKEDMTEDHKACLNALQNPVRRNILKALVEQKKSLEEIKTELKLTDSQASYNLNTLESTLCIEKEENEGVTYYILTPRGEGYMKNVELKK
- a CDS encoding ferredoxin domain-containing protein yields the protein MKHNPELESIELLAKIILTAARTAPKGKGIDDIVTYLLSQEEKDELADRMEELSEIKGLKFLLRDAGNVRDADAITLIGLKASGISNLDCGACGFATCKEMLEHGKVQKEFSGPHCMIKYLDLGIAVGSAAAKAKDLCIDNRVLYSAGAAACYFKIIDADVAMGLPLSVKGKNIFFDRESTRKVKG
- the lysA gene encoding diaminopimelate decarboxylase, with the protein product MVSKNLPFTKEDILKIMEKYPTPFHIYDEKAIRENARKMKSAFKDVPGFKEFFAVKALPNPFILKILKEEGFGADCSSLPELILAEKAGMTGDDIMFSSNDTPSEEFIKAKELGGFINLDDISHIDYMERSAGLPEIICFRYNPGSLKEGNAIIGKPEEAKYGFTREQMFEGYRILRDKGLKRFGMHTMVASNELNPDYFVETARILFELIVEISKELNINFEFVNLGGGIGIPYRPEEEPVSFEAIAKGVKEAYEATITANGLHPLKVFMECGRVITGPYGYLISQVRHLKHTYKDYVGMDSCMANLMRPGMYGAYHHITVLGKENEAPARKYDVTGSLCENNDKFAIDRPLPEIEIGDILAIHDTGAHGHAMGFNYNGKLRSAELLLREDGSVVQIRRAETIEDYFATLDFEALKDFK
- the polX gene encoding DNA polymerase/3'-5' exonuclease PolX; the protein is MRNREVAELFYEVADILEYQQVEWKPRAYRKAAQMIENLGKDIETIYAREGKAGLTRIPGVGGSIADHIAEYLKTGRVEKFEKLKGKAPSGAAELMEIRGLGAKKMKKLADALGIRTLSDLKNAIAAHRLRRLEGFGEKTEENLAKAIEQYEKSHARIALGKALPIADEIISALKARCKDTTSKVDLSKIIYTGSLRRLKETIGDIDILAEAKKGEALKVMNCFVSLPDVDQVILKGITKSSVILKEGTAIDLRVVPPESYGAALQYFTGSKEHNIELRNIAIKKGYKLSEYGLYLKESGKQIAGSSEEEIYKTLGLAYIPPELRENRGEIKAAAKNALPKLIEQSDLRGDLHVHTNYSEGKDSLKTMIERAEALGYEYIAITDHSRSQKIARGLEIEKLKAQWEEIDKLSKRFRIKILKGSEVDILKDGNLDYPDEILKELDVVLGSIHSGFALPEKEMTERIVMALENRYLDILAHPSGRLLGKREPYAVNYERVFEAAAANGKLIEINSQPSRLDLNDELILRAKTFGIKFCISTDSHSATDLSFMRYGIGQARRGWIEKEDVVNTYPYSRLKEILKKSKE
- a CDS encoding ATP-dependent DNA ligase gives rise to the protein MEGKEVKDSAYLFLGSIGPAFENTTLGVGDKIALKAIASAYRVSEEEVKKRYSTTGDLGDVAFELSRGEKKSLTIDEVFGKLREIKETSGKGSQEEKVRLLSSILQRASPEEGKYIVRIVLGKLRLGFGDQFLLEAFSIAFTGDKKYAAKIKESYNVCTDIGELAESLSEHGLRALGRFSIKLGRPVRSMLAHRVESFEELEKRIPGKKAAEEKYDGERVQIHKNGNEIKAFSRRLEDITAQYPDLVEAVRRGINAERIVLDGEIIAYVEGSKADDSTQEFYSFQRLMQRRRKYEVQKYAEIFPVAVFFFDILYLEGNSLLKEPHPRRRTLLEENVKQSEVLRLAGRIVTDNLEEIEDFFNKTLEKKLEGIIIKSMSSNAVYEAGKRSWFWLKWKEEYAEGMRETFDLVIVGKYYGRGKRKGSFGALLYAILNEEEQRYETFTKVGTGFTERDAREIDSLLSEHIVNEIPKNVLIKSRMLPDIFVEPAVVIGFLVRKSRKVPATLQDREKEIQGLLCSFLDFCV
- a CDS encoding PaaI family thioesterase produces the protein MENIKEFFKNDNFAAMSGIEILEVSPGYAKAVMNIEEKHLNALKTVQGGALFTLADLTFAAASNAHGNVAVAINANISFVKAATGKTLTAEAKETSINSKISTYTVNITDDRGDLVAIFQGMGYRKKTSLADLSRI